One Schistosoma mansoni, WGS project CABG00000000 data, chromosome 1 unplaced supercontig 0010, strain Puerto Rico, whole genome shotgun sequence DNA window includes the following coding sequences:
- a CDS encoding myosin regulatory light chain, putative — protein sequence MGEEKKEKKEKKEKKEKKEKEEDAGAPAEDKKETASSGGGGGGKRAQRATSNVFGMFPQNQIQEFKEAFSLIDQNRDGFIDIEDLKDMYASLGRTPTDKELKEMLDESPGPLNFTMFINLFGEKLNGTDPEDALRNAFAMFDPGNKRYLEEEYIKDLLQNMGDNFSAEEIRQTWKEAPIKEGKLDYDGFVNLIKRGNQDI from the exons AAGAA aaaaaagaaaagaaagaaaagaaagagaaaaaggagaaaaaagaaaaagaagaggaTGCAGGAGCTCCAGCAGAGGATAAAAAAGAGACAGCGAGTAGTGGAGGCGGTGGTGGTGGTAAACGAGCTCAAAGAGCTACTTCAAATGTTTTTGGAATGTTCCCTCAGAATCAAATTCAAGAATTTAAAGAG GCCTTTTCGTTGATCGATCAAAATCGTGATGGATTTATTGATATTGAAGATTTAAAAGATATGTATGCATCATTGG gTCGGACACCAACTGATAAGGAATTAAAAGAAATGTTAGATGAATCACCTGGCCCATTGAATTTCACAATGTTTATCAACTTATTCGGTGAAAAACTAAATG GTACTGATCCTGAAGATGCACTACGTAATGCTTTTGCAATGTTTGATCCAGGAAACAAACGATATTTAGAAGAAGAATA TATTAAAGATCTTTTACAAAATATGGGCGATAATTTTTCTGCTGAAGAG ATAAGACAAACGTGGAAAGAAGCTCCAATCAAAGAAGGCAAATTGGATTACGATGGATTTGTAAATCTCATAAAGAGAGGCAATCAAGACATTTAG